In Proteus vulgaris, one DNA window encodes the following:
- a CDS encoding DNA polymerase III subunit chi: protein MKNATFYLMEHPSIHDDLQAHEWLACQLTAEHWRLGKRILLVCESQAQAELLDEALWAREPHQFVPHNLAGEGPRYGAPVELCWPGKRGNAPRDLLINLQSQFVDFATAFHEVIDFVPIDEQLKQLARERYKIYRSVGFTLTMATPPTY, encoded by the coding sequence ATGAAAAACGCCACGTTTTATTTAATGGAACACCCATCAATACACGATGATTTACAGGCTCATGAGTGGCTTGCCTGTCAACTTACCGCTGAACATTGGCGATTAGGCAAACGTATTTTATTGGTTTGTGAGTCTCAGGCTCAAGCTGAATTGCTTGATGAGGCATTATGGGCCAGAGAACCTCATCAGTTTGTTCCTCATAATCTTGCAGGTGAAGGCCCTCGTTATGGCGCTCCTGTTGAATTATGTTGGCCTGGAAAACGTGGTAACGCACCTCGTGATCTCTTGATTAATTTGCAATCGCAATTCGTAGACTTTGCCACAGCTTTCCATGAAGTGATAGACTTTGTACCTATTGATGAACAATTGAAACAGTTGGCGCGTGAACGATATAAAATTTATCGTAGCGTCGGCTTTACTTTGACAATGGCTACGCCGCCAACCTATTGA
- the pepA gene encoding leucyl aminopeptidase — protein MEFNVKSGSPEKQRSACIIVGVFEPRRLSPIAEQLDKISDGYISALLRRGELEGKVGQSLLLHHVPNVLSERVLLIGCGKERELDERQYKQIIQKTINTLNETGSMEAVCFLTELHVKGRNNYWKVRQAVETAKDCLYTFDQLKSNKTELRRPLRKMVFNVPTRRELPSGERAIAHGLAIASGIKACKDLANMPPNICNAAYLASQARQLADSSSNVSTRVIGEEQMKELNMNAYLAVGQGSQNESLMSIIEYKGSKDPEARPIVLVGKGLTFDSGGISIKPADGMDEMKYDMCGAATVYGVMRVVAELQLPINVIGVLAGCENMPGGKAYRPGDILTTMSGQTVEVLNTDAEGRLVLCDTLTYVERFEPELVVDIATLTGACMVALGHHYSGLMSNHNPLAHELMNASEQAGDRAWRLPLGDEFYEQIESNFADLANTGGRLGGAITAGCFLARFATKYNWAHLDIAGTAWRSGKAKGATGRPVSLLSQFLLNRAGLNSDE, from the coding sequence ATGGAGTTTAATGTAAAAAGCGGCAGCCCAGAGAAACAACGCAGCGCTTGTATTATCGTGGGGGTGTTTGAGCCTCGTCGTTTATCTCCGATCGCGGAGCAACTTGATAAAATCAGTGATGGCTATATCAGCGCCTTATTACGCCGAGGTGAGCTGGAAGGCAAAGTTGGACAATCATTGCTGTTACATCATGTACCTAATGTTCTCTCTGAGCGCGTTTTACTGATCGGTTGCGGTAAAGAGCGTGAGTTGGATGAACGTCAATATAAACAAATCATTCAAAAAACCATTAATACGCTCAATGAAACTGGCTCAATGGAAGCGGTCTGCTTTCTCACTGAGTTGCATGTTAAAGGTCGTAATAACTACTGGAAAGTACGTCAAGCGGTTGAGACTGCAAAAGACTGCCTCTATACTTTTGATCAACTAAAAAGCAATAAGACAGAATTACGTCGTCCATTGCGTAAGATGGTCTTTAATGTTCCTACTCGCCGTGAACTACCTAGTGGCGAACGTGCCATTGCTCATGGTTTAGCTATCGCATCAGGCATTAAAGCATGTAAAGATTTAGCAAACATGCCACCCAATATCTGTAATGCAGCTTATTTAGCTTCTCAAGCACGTCAATTAGCAGACTCTTCTTCAAATGTTTCTACGCGTGTTATTGGCGAAGAGCAAATGAAAGAGCTCAACATGAATGCTTACCTTGCGGTAGGTCAGGGCTCTCAAAATGAATCTTTAATGTCTATCATTGAGTACAAAGGCAGTAAAGATCCTGAAGCTCGCCCTATTGTATTGGTGGGTAAAGGGCTAACATTTGACTCTGGTGGTATTTCTATCAAACCTGCTGACGGCATGGATGAGATGAAATATGACATGTGTGGTGCTGCAACAGTCTATGGTGTGATGCGTGTAGTTGCAGAACTGCAATTACCGATTAACGTCATTGGTGTACTAGCGGGTTGTGAAAATATGCCAGGTGGAAAAGCCTATCGTCCTGGTGACATTTTAACAACCATGTCCGGCCAAACCGTTGAAGTATTAAACACTGATGCTGAAGGTCGCTTAGTGCTATGTGATACGTTAACTTATGTTGAACGTTTCGAGCCTGAGTTAGTTGTCGATATCGCAACATTAACAGGAGCTTGTATGGTGGCTTTAGGTCATCACTACAGTGGATTAATGTCTAACCATAATCCATTAGCACATGAGTTAATGAATGCATCAGAACAAGCCGGTGACCGCGCTTGGCGCTTACCATTAGGTGATGAGTTCTATGAACAAATCGAATCTAATTTTGCTGATTTAGCCAATACAGGTGGTCGCTTAGGTGGTGCAATTACTGCGGGTTGTTTCTTAGCGCGTTTTGCGACGAAATATAACTGGGCTCACTTAGATATTGCGGGTACAGCATGGCGTTCTGGTAAAGCCAAAGGCGCAACAGGTCGTCCTGTTTCTTTACTGTCTCAGTTCTTACTTAATCGCGCGGGTTTGAATAGCGACGAGTAA